The nucleotide sequence CCCATGGACCCCACGGCGTACCCCTCGTGATTTCAACGTTCATCATGGTCGCGGTAGCTGCACTAGGTATATACGGATGTGCTGCCCCTGCACATATTCATCGCCGTCACGTCTATACCGCAGTAACCATTACCTGGATCGTTATTACGCTACTGGGTGCCATTCCCTACGTGCTTACCGGGGTGATTAGCAACCCCCTTCAGGCATGGTTTGAATCAACGAGTGGGTTCACAACCGTTGGTTCATCAACGCTTTCTGGTGAGTATCTAGATCACATCGGCTATGGCGTTGGGTTCTGGCGGGCATCAACGCAATGGATTGGCGGTATTGGTGTCGTTGTCCTTGCGGTGATGGCCTTGCCGGTACTAGGCGTTGGTGGTCTTGAACTGGTTGGTGCAGAAGCACCGGGACCAACGACGGATAAGTTCACCCCGCGGGCCAATACAAATGCGTGGCGTCTCGCTGGGGTTTATTTAACGCTAACCGTGTGCTGCGCCTTGTTTTTGTATAGCCGTGGTTTAACCCCGTTTGAAGCCGTCACGAGTTCCTTTACGACGGTAGCAACTGGGGGGTTCTCCGTTAAGTCCACAAGCTTTGCAACCTTCAGTAATGACCCCATATTGCTGATTGGACTCACTTTCTTTATGGCGTTTGGGGCAACGGATATGGGCGTCTTTTGGCGGGCCTGGCGCGGGCAATGGCCGTCCATATGGGTGCACGGGGAACTTCGGGCCTATCTCGGTTGGATCGCAGTTGCGTGCGCCATTGTGGCTGGTGCAAACGCCTTTGCTGGAGTTGCCGACCCCATTAACTCGATCTTCACAACCGTTTCCTTCCTTACCACAACAGGGTTTGCGTCAGTGTCGTGGGATGATTGGCCAGCCATCAGCCTCTTCATATTGCTCGTTACGATGTTTACGGGCGGGATGACCGGGTCAACAACGGGCGGTCTTAAAATCCTGCGCTGTCAAATTTCATGGCAAGTCATGAAAAATGAACTGATGCTTGAACAGCGAGAGCACCAGATTGTGGCTGTCCGCATTGGGCCTGGCCAAGCGCGTATTCCTCGTAATGTGGTGCGCAGTGTATTGGCCTTCCATATTGCCTTTATCGTGCTCTGGCTCTTTAGCGTAGTAGGAACCACGATGTATGGATTTGACCCGTGGACATCTATTGCAGCGGTCACCTGTTCAATGAGCACCATCGGTATCACCCTGGGTGGACTCAGTCACGGTGACTGGAGTGTGTTGCCTCCAGGTGCCCAGTTCATTCACATTATTGACATGCTGGCTGGACGCCTTGAAATCCTCCCGATGGCCGTAACAATCCGAACCCTTGCTGAGTGGATTCGTTATCGATCAATGGGTTGGAATACGAGCTACTTTGCCGATGCCTAAGCCGATAGCGATGACAACTCCTCGGGTTTGGGCGTCATACCTACTCCCCCATACCGCGAGCCTGCCGTGCTTTATCTGTTCGACCCGCAGCCAAACTTGATGGGCAAAGCGTTTCAACGGGGCATCGGTAACAAGCAGGTTTCAGGGCATCACAGCAACGCCGACCATGCAAAATCGTTACTAATGAGGCATTTGACCACTGGTCTCGCGGATACATGCGTTTGAGGTCTTGTTCGATTTTCACGGCATCACTATGCCGGGTATAGCCCAAGCGTTTACTCAATCGAATGACGTGGGTATCAACCGCAATTCCTGCGTCTGGGTCAGTAGCCATAGCCTCAGGGAAGGCACCCGATTGGACTACATTGGCTGTTTTTCTCGCAACCCCTGGCAACGTAATCAGCTCAGCAATCGTTTGCGGGACGTCACCGTCAAAGCGTTCGAGAATCCCTGCGCACAGACCACGAATACTCTTGGCTTTTTGCCGGTAGAACCCCGAGGACTTAATGTCTTGTTCTAATTCCTCTTGGGGAACAGCTAGGTAGTCTTCCGGCTCGTGGTATTTCTGAAAGAGTGACGCCGTGATCTTGTTAACCATCACATCAGTTGACTGAGCACTGAGTACGGTGGCAATCAATAACTCCAGCGGGGTTGTCCAGTTCAATTCAATAACCCCGTCACCATACGTTTCAACAAGGCGTTGATGAATAATCGGTAGCCGTAGGGTTTTACCACTATCACGATCAATCGGTCGTCCAGATGGCCCAGTCAAAACAGGCGGTGCGGTCATACATCATTCCCTTCTACGGGGATATGCACACTAAACCTGGTCCCCTGCCCCAGCGCTGATTCCACGGTAATCGTTCCACCCATCTGTTCAACGGCGTGACGGACAATGCTCAGCCCTAATCCGGTTCCTCCTGCTTCACGACTTCGTGCCTGGTCAACGCGATAAAAACGTTCAAAGATACGATCTAGATGTTCCTCGGCAATCCCTAGCCCTGTGTCACGTACCACGATTTCGATGCGGGTCGGCTGACGGCACGCTGTAATCACAACTTCCCCGCCAGGCTTATTGTATTTCACGGCATTTGTCAGCAAATTGCTCACAATGGTCTTCATATTCTCGCGGCTGCCTACGACGATGATTGGATCAGGAATATCCGCACGAACCGTCACGTGCAAACTCTCTGCTAGTGTTCCGATGCGGGCTACTTGGTCTAGGCAGATAAACCGCAGATCAAACCCCTCACCTTCGCGACGTTCCCCTTCCTCTATTCGGTTGAGGTCAAGGAGTTCACGAACAAGCTGAGATAACCGAACCGCTTCCTTTCGAATGCGGTGGACCATCTGTTTGGCACGAACAGGGTCACGTTCCATCGCAAGTTCTAGGCTTTCGGCCAACGCCAAGATGCCAGTAACCGGCGTTTTTAATTCATGGCTGGCATTTGCCACAAAGTCACGGCGCATAGCCTGGACACGTTCAACACTTGTAATATCCGTCGCCACGAGTGTTACAACGGCCTTACCTGGCACTTGGCTTGTAGCACATTGGACCACGCTATCGTGCACCTCCACGGTTACTTCTTGGAGCGTGCCTGTGGTTGTGGTTGTTTCAAGCGCATGAACCAATGCGGCATTGCCAAGCGCAGCGACAGGATTATCGGGATCCCAGCGGTCAAGTGAAAAGAGGCGCCGAGCCGCTTGGTTTGCATACACCAGGGAACCGTGGTCAAACTCAATAACCGCTGTCGGAATCGTATCTAAGATGGACCCCAGGCTAGGCACATTCGCGCTGTTCATTGCCTCCCCCTACCCGATATAGATCGTTAGTCGATGAACTTATAACCAACACCACGAATCGTTTGAATGAGCTCTGGCTGTTTGGGGTCCCGTTCTATACGCGCACGAATCCGTTTGATATGGACGTCGAGGGTTTTGGTGTCCCCGACATAATCTGCCCCCCAAATATGTTCAATAATCATGTCCCGTCCCAGGACATGCCCGGCATGACGGACCAATAATTCCAATAGGGCAAATTCCTTCGGACGCAGGTCTACCGATTTGCCACGCACCTGCACCTCATGGCGTTGTGTATCAATGTGCACATTATGCATAGACAGACTTACCGCAGAGTCTTCGTGCCCTTGGTCCCCTACCCGACGAAGAACAGCACGTACCCGTGCAATCAGTTCCCGCATTGAAAATGGTTTCGTTATGTAATCGTCCGCGCCAATCTCAAGCCCTACAACCTTGTCAATCTCTGAGTCTTTTGCACTGAGCATGATGACTGGAACGGTTGACTGTGCACGGATCATCCGGCAAATATCGGTACCTGAACGACCGGGGAGCATCACATCAAGAATAACTAAATCCGGCCTATCCTGTTCAAAGGCAGCCCAGCCAGACACACCATCAAAGGTTGTAACAACGTCAAACCCTTCGGCTTCTAGCCCGAACGCCAATGCTTCATTAATGGCGGCTTCGTCCTCAACGATGAGGATGCGTTGAGTGGGGTCCTGACCTGGCAAACCACCTCCTGGATGAAGGCGATGCGCACTGCCTGCCATTGCTCTCGTTATCCCTGTTCATGACCAGAAGATGGTGTGTCCTCTGGTGGTTGTTGGGATGATGTTTCGTCGGATACCGGCCTTCCTGGTCCAGCATTACCAAGTCCACGACCTTCAGCATGACGGCCAGTAACGACATAGGCGACCTGCTTTGCCAGGTCAACGCCATGGTCACCGATGCGCTCGTAATAGCGCGCAATAAGGGCAAGACTCACACTTTCTTCAACGCTTTGAGAGCCGGTATACAGCTCAGTAAGTAACACCTTGTGTAAGAGGTCTACCTGGTCATCACGGTCTTCAAGATTCTCAGCGGCGTTGGCATCACGTTCTTCCCACGCTTTAATACCCCCGAGATAAATCTGCTGCGAGACTTCAGCCAACTGGGCAATCGTTTCACGAAGCTTTTCAGACATGGATGGGGGATGGACCCAGGCCAACGACTCACCAACGTGGCGTAAGAGGGCCCATGACCGTTCAAGACTTGACGTTACCCGCAACGTGGCGACCACACGACGGAGATCTCCAGCTACTGGCGCCTGTAAGGCTAGCAATCTGATAATGGCATCTTCAAGATTGGCACACTCGGCACTCACTGTGGCGTCAAAGCCGCAGAGTTCATCTGCGGCGGGAGCGTCACCGTCTAAGAATGCTTCTGTCATGGGGTGCACGAGGTTGCCTATCTGTGAGCCGATGGTCACCACGGCTTCTTCGGCAGCGCGCAACTCCATTTCAAAGCCACGGCGGTGCCGTGTTGGGCGGTTTTGATGCAAGAGCAACATACGCTTTACGGGATTTGGTTCTAAGCTGCTCACATCAGGTCCTTTCATCCGGATGGGAACGAGGGTGAAGGCAACCGGCCTCACATCCATATTCACCATATCCGAGGGGCATTCAGGGGTACAGGTACGCTCATGTACGAGAAATACTGCATGTTCTGCTCAAAATACTACTGGTCGACATACCCTATCCCTTCGAAGATATACGCAAGATCGGAAGGTTATGATCAACCCACTCGCTCCATTTCCAGGAGCACCAACCGATGCCCGCTACGGGGACCGTGAATTCTCGCAGCTCAGTTTTAATGCGCGTTTACTGTGTAATGCCCTTGATGAACGTGAACCCCTACTAGAGCGGGTGAAATACCTCGCTATTTTTGCGAGCAATACAGATGAGTGGGTCCAAAAACGCCTTGAACGGTTGGCTACTAGCCCGGACCATGTCACCGACACGCCCAAGTGGATGCGCCATGATCGCCACTTGAGCATTATCCATCATTTGCTCCAGCAAAATGCGACCGATTTAGCCAATATTTTTCACACTATTTTGATTCCGCGTTTACGTGATGAAGGAATCATCATTTCCAATTATGGAGATTTAACTGCAGAGCAACGCGCCGAAATTAAACAAGTTTTCGGTGACACGATGTTCCCCTTGCTCACCCCTTTGGCTATTGACCCTGGTCGGCCATTCCCGCACATCAGCACCCTGAGCACCAATATTGCCATTGAGGTTGAGCCAACCCCAGGGCAACGAGCCCGAGCACGGTTGAAAGTACCGGGTAATTTGCCTCGGTTTGTGGCGGTGAAACCAACAAACCCGGATATAACTGCCGTCTTCGTGCCTATTGAACAGGTCATTATTGCCCACCTGAACTTGCTCTTTCCCAATGTGCCAGTGTTACGCACCGCAGTCTTTCGGGTTACCCGTCATGCCCTGGGTGAATTTGATGAGGGGAGGTCAACAGACCTCCTTGAAACGATTGAGAGTGGCATCTTGCAACGGCGATTTGGTCGAGTCGTCCGAATCGAAATTGAAGATAATCCCGAAGACGAAGCCATGCTTGCTCCATTCTTTGATGACCTTGGTGGTGATGAACACACCGTCATTCGGGTACCGGGGTTACTTGACCTGAGTGGATTATGGCAAATCGTTGGACTCCGCCGTCAAGATCTCAAACATCCTGACTGGACACCGATACGTTCCCGGGCTATTGGTGGACGTGAAGAAATGTGGTCACGCATGCGCGCCGGCGACGTGCTGGTGCACCATCCCTATGAGGACTTTGACTCATCGACACTCCAGTTCATCGAACAGGCTGCGCGTGACCCGAAGGTTGTGGCGATCAAACTAACGATCTATCGCACTACGGCTAAGAATAGTCCGATCGTCAATGCGCTTATTGATGCGGCTGAGGCTGGCAAACAGGTTGTGGCACTGGTGGAGCTGAAGGCTCGGTTTGATGAAGAGGCAAATATTCGTCGTGCCAGGGACCTGGAATCAGCTGGTGTGCACGTGGTCTATGGGTTAATTGGCCTCAAGACGCATACGAAGACGACCCTTGTTGTGCGTGAAGAAAAAGGCATCTTGCGCCGTTATGTGCATATTGGCACAGGGAATTACAACCCCTCAACGGCGGGCATCTATGAGGACCTCGGTATTTTCACGACACGTCCTGACGTGTGCAGCGACCTTTCCCAGCTATTCAATAAATTAACCGGCTATGTGGCAGAAGATACCTATAAAGCCCTGCTTGTTGCGCCAAACCGTATGCGCGATGAGATCGTGGAACGCATCCGTGCCCAAGCAAGTCTGGGTACCAGTGGCCACATCATCATGAAGTGCAACAACTTCGTTGATACCCAGCTCATCAATGAACTCTATGCCGCTAGCCAACAAGGGGTGACCGTACAACTCATCGTACGCACAATGTGTGCAATATTGCCTGGCCGACCTGGCCTGAGCGACAACATTACGGTGCGGTCCATTATTGGACGGTTCTTGGAGCACAGCCGCATCTTCCGGTTTGGTACCCCAGAGACGGGTATGGAATATCTCATGGGGTCTGCCGATATGATGACCCGCAACTTGGATCGCCGAGTTGAGGCAATTATCCCTGTAGTTGATGCGGTAAATCGTGCCCGTTTACAAGAAATCCTTGATGTGGTGCTCCAGCCAGACGTCAAAGCCTGGACGATGGATCCCGACGGATTGTGGCGTGCTCCTACCCCGGATATGACCGAAGATGCCCATGAAATCTTCCAGCGCCTCGCGTTAGCGCGCGCCTAGGACAAATCCTTTACCGTCACCCCATCGGGGCAGATGGGGTTCACGATGAGAACGATGGGTGGTCACCAATCAATTCCCGCAAGGTGGGGTTAGCTTGGTCCTTTTCACTGAGGATTGGGTTCTGCAATGGCCAGTCCACGGCTAAGTCAGGGTCATCCCATGCCACTGCGGGCTGGACAACACCGGCCTGGTAATAGTCAGTTACGTCATAGAGGTAGTCAACATTTTTTACGCCGAGGGTTAGAAAGCTGTTGGCTAATCCCTTGGAGATATACAAGCGGATACGCTCACCATTTGGTTCTTCACCCAGCATGAAGGTTTCAACCTTGCCGAAGGTGGGCGAGTCTGGTCGGATATCGGCGATAGCTGCGAAGGCATAGCCACTGACGACATACACACATTTATCCCACGGTTCAGCGTGGAAACCCCGCAATACTCCAGGCACTGAATGGCTATGGTTTCCCTGCTTGAATTTCACCTCACGCCCAAGGGCTTCTTCTAATTCCTTGACTTGATAGGTCTGGCGAAAAAACCCACGATCATCGCCGAAGGTGTCCCACCGGACGACGAATAACCCGTCAATAGCTGTTGCTTCAACACTCATAGCCTTGGCCCTCTCATTTGTACCGCCACGTTACTGATATTGGAAATAATTGTATTACTTTGTATTTAATTGGATTATGTAAGCTAGATTAGCGCCCAAACCGGCGATTACGTTGTCCGAATTCACGGAGGGCACGCAGGAAGTCAATCCGTCTGAACTCCGGCCAGTAGGGGTCACAAAAATAGAATTCTGAGTGCACACTCTGCCAAAGTAAGAATCCAGACAGGCGAATTTCTCCTGAGGTCCGGATAATTAAATCGGGGTCTGGACTCGTGGCCGTCCAAACATGTTTGCCAATCATCTCTGGTGTTAAATCGGCAATAACATCATCAATGGAATCGCCTTGTTCGGCTCGCTCACGCAATAAGCGACGGAAGGCTTCCGTAATTTCCTCACGACCGCCATAGCCCACAGCTACTTGGAGATGCATACCAGATTCATGTTTGGGCATTGCTGCGACGCGTTGCAATGTTGACCGGAGCGGATCTGGCAAATCCATCTCTGCACCAATGGAGTCAATAGACAAATCTGGCCAACGTTCAGGAGCCTGGTCACAAATACCGTTTACCGCTTCGTCAATAATAGAAACGAGGGCTGACAGTTCTTTAGGATCTCGGTTCAAATTATCGGTACTTAATAGCCACAATGTGACCCATTCAATCCCGAGGTCTTGGCACCAATCGAGAAACTCAAAGATTTTCTCAGCTCCCATCCGGTGCCCCGCTTCTGCACTAGCTAATCCGCGTTCTTGGGCAAATCGACGGTTGCCGTCCAAAATGACGGCCACGTGGCGAGGAAGTACTCCGGCCGTGACTTCTTGTTCTAACTTTCGTGCGTACAACCGGTACAAGAAGCTTGACATATTCCACAGTTTATTAAGCTGTTGGCATAAACGTAATGTTGTTGGCGCCGATTAAGGCTCCAACCTTTATTGTTTAGGTACATACACGCGGATAAGGAAGGCTTCTAATGTCAGATATTTCTCGGATCGCACTGCTTACCAGCGGTGGCGATGCCCCTGGTATGAACGCAGCGGTTCGAGCGGTCGTTCGTTCCGCGGATGCCAAAGGTATTGAGACGATTGCCGTGTCAAACGGCTACCAAGGCATGATTGAAAACAATATGCGACTGATGGATGCCCGAGAAGTATCGGGCATTCTCCATCTCGGCGGCACGATACTTGGAACGGCACGTTCTGATGCGTTCCGAACACCCGAAGGACGAGCCAAAGCAGCCGACAATCTTAACGCACAAGGGGTTGACGGTATCGTCATTATCGGTGGCGATGGCTCACTGACCGGTGGGCAGAAATTAGCCGAAGAACACAACTTCCACGTCATCGGTATTCCGGGCACCATCGACAACGATTTGTCAGGCACTGACTTCACCATTGGATTTGACACTGCGGTCAATACCGCGATGGAGGCGATTGATAAAATCCGCGACACTGCATCTAGCCACCATCGCACCTTCTTTGTTGAGGTCATGGGGCGCCACGCAGGATGGTTGGCCCTGTATGCGGGGATTTCAACCGGCGCAACTGCCGCACTGATTCCTGAGCGAGAAGACGATATTGCTCATATCCGAGAGCGTATCTTTGAGAGTTTCAAACTCAATAAACGCTTTAGCATTATTGTGGTGGCTGAGGGTGAAAACCTCGGTGGAGCAGAAGCCATTGCGGAGATGGTTAAAAACGGCGAAGGCACCGAGAACCTTGACATACGTGTTGCCAATCTTGGGCATATGCAACGCGGTGGGAGCCCATCCATGCGCGACCGTGTACTTGGTGCCCGACTCGGTGACGCTGCCGTTCAGGCTCTGGTTGATGGTAAAACCGGTGTGATGGTCGGTGAGCGCTATCACCAAATCGTCCATACCCCCTTTACCCGATTAAAGACAACCGAGCGGAATGCAGACATGTTTGACCTTGTCGAGATGATGGACCGACTCGCCCGCTAATCTGGCTGACGAACGGAGGATGTTATGGAACAAATGACCCAAGAAACCTTTGACCGTCTTACAGCCGAGTTGGAGGAACTTACCACAACGGTTCGTGATGAAATCACCGAACGTATTGAAATAGCGCGTGACCATGGCGACTTAAAAGAAAACGCTGAGTACCATGCCGCCAAAGATGAGCAGGGTATGAACGAAGACCGTATTCGTGTCATCCAGGCTCGCTTGGATAACGCTGAAATCGTTGAAGACTCAGCCGATACCAGCCTTGCGCGCGTTGGTATGGCCGTCACGATCAAGGAAGATGGTGAAACCTACGACATCTTCCTCGGTTCGCTCGAAGATGCGGCTGATACTGACCTCGAAATCGTCAGTGTAACCAGCCCGATGGGGCGCGCCATCAATGGTTCAAAAGAGGGTGCCAAGGTGACATGGGCTGGCCCCACGGGAACCAAATTTGAAGCTGAGGTTATGAGCTTCCGACAGGTCTAACCCACGCTCAAACGATCTCCACACAGGCTCGCAATGGCGAGCCTGTTATGTTGCTATGACCGCTAGCTAGCAGCCTGTGAACGCGTTGAGCCAATCCGGTTTAGGTCCAAAGCAAAGGACAAGCCTCGGTGAATACACCATCTCATCGGCAATACGTTACCCTGGGGTAGTAGATTTAAGCACAGGCATACTTTATATTGCACATTATTTAGATAATGCCGTAGGAACTGTAAAGAAACGCTATTCAGTGTTTTTATATTCTTCTTTATACGAACTCATCAAAAGTTATCTATATCTTGAGATGATTTAGCGTCCTGTTCTCCCAGGTGGTTTAATTCAACCAGGCAACAGTCAGGAGTTAACATTGTCACACACTAATCACCAGCCCCCCCCTGAAAAGACTAAGATACTGAACCTTAAGACACTGAACCTTAAGACACTGTTTGGAGAGCTCTTCTTTCTTATCCCAATGGGGATGGGACTGTTTGCTTGCAAGGTGTTCAGTTTGTATTTATCTGAATTCAACATTTACAGCTGGCCAGGGAGATATATCTGCCCGTGGTAACGACTACCTGGATTTGTGCATGCATATTTTCTTCAAACGACTTGTACCACGCACGATTGCCGCAATTATTGATGGGGCTTTACTTTATGTGATCGTTCCACATCTTTTGGATTGGTTTCTTAACCCCATCTTCTACTGGACGTGTCACCCATGAACAAGAACAGGTTTCAACATGTAACCAAAGAACGCATCATCGGTTTGGTTATCGCTATCGTTGTCCTGCTGATCATTATCTGGTTCATTGTCCCCCGAGGTGGTCCTGTCCCAGATATTCTCCCCCCGAGCGATCCCGTCCCAGCGTCCTCATAACACCAGAGTGCAACAACAACGGACCAACCGATTGGTTGGTCCGTATTTGATTCACCTTTGTGGCAAGTGAATAGGCAACTTACTTCTTGGGCAGCTTATCCAGGCCCGGCATATCAGCAGGCATATCGAGCTGCGTTTACACATCCGATGCGGGAGCCAAGTTGTATCGCTCCAATGCTTTGCGAACGCACAAGGGGTTGAGGGCATCGTCATTATCGGTGGTGATGGCTCACAGACCGGTGGGCAGAAATTAGCCGAAGAACACAACTTCCACGTCATCGGTATTCCGGGCACCATCGACAACGATTTGTCAGGCACTGACTTCACTATTGGATTTGACACTGCGGTCAATACCGCGATGGAGGCGATCAATACAATCCGCGACTTTTCTTTGCCATCAAAAGTTAGCCCTACCCTTAAACCGTTTGACGCTCCTGCGATACGAGTGGCTTAATAGTGCTGTTTCTGTTTGATGCAGGTTGATGAGTGCATCATGAAGTCACATTTCTCATTACGTTGAACGACCGTTAGGAACGAGCGTTGTCACACACTAATCACCAGCCCCCCCCCGAAAAGACTAAGATACTGAACCTTAAGGCACTGTTTGGAGAGCTCTTCTTTCTTATCCCAATGGGGATGGGACTGTTTGCTTGCAAGGTGTTCAGTTCGCATTTGCTTGAATTCAACATTTACACCTGGCCAGGGAGATTTATCTGCCCGTCGTAATGACTACCTGGGTTTGCGCATGCATATTTTCTTCAAACGACTTGTACCACGCACGATTGCCGCAATTGTTGATGGGGCTTTACTTTATGTAATCGTTCCACATCTTTTGGATTGGTTTCTTAACCCCATCTTCTTCTGGATGTGTTACCCATGAACAAGAACAGGTTTCAACATGTAACCAAAGAACGCATCATCGGTTTGGTTATCGCTATCGTTGTCCTGCTGATCATTATCTGGTTCATTGTCCCCCGAGGTGGTCCTGTCCCAGATATTCTCCCCCCGAGCGATCCCGTCCCAGCGTCCTCATAACACCAGAGTGCAACAACAACGGACCAACCGATTGGTTGGTCCGTTATTGATTCACCTTTGTGGCAAGTGAATAGGCAACTTACTTCTTGGGCAGCTTATCCAGGCCCGGCATATCAGCAGGCATATCAAGTTGAGGCGTAATATCCGATGCGGGTGCCAAGTTGTATTGCTCCAATGCTTTGCGCAGGTATTCAGCCGCATCGATATTCATTGGACTTTCCGTCCATAGGGCATAGGGCAGGTTAACAAACCGTTCTTCCTTTACCGCGGCCATATCCTTGGTAATCGGGTGCGTCTTGAGAATCTGGATTTTTTCGTCGTAGGTCTGGCCCGGGTATTCAACGAATGCAAAAACATCAGGCTCATTCGCGGCCAGCTTTTCCCAGGTCACCGTTGTCCAGGTGTCCTCAACATCCTCAGTCGCATTAACACCACCAGCCGTCTTGATAATGGCATTGGGTGCGCCAAAGGAACCACTCGAAAAGATCGTGTCTTTGGCTGAGTCAAAGAGGAATACCACGGGGGTTTTTTCAGGCTTTGCGGCATCATCAAGTTTCTTGAGCCGCATATCTAAATCGTCAACCACCGTCTTAGCGGTATCGCTATGGCCCGTGATCGTACCCAAGTTATTCAAGTCAACACGAACCGCTTCCCACGGGTCGATAATACCCCGCTTGGTGGTGCCTTCTTGACGGCAAGATTCGGTGAGGATATAGGACGGGATGTCTTTCTCCTTGAGAATATCGGGCGTTAAGTTATTCCCCTCTGAGAAGCCATAATTCCACCCAGCAACCATCAGGTCAGGATCGGCGGCAATAATGGATTCCAGCGTCGGGTATTTCTCGGCTACCACGTTAAGCCCGTCGACGACATCGCCAAACTTTTGCTTCAATACGGCCTTATCACGTTGGAGGCTACTCACTGCAGTGATTTCATCGGCAGCCCCTACCGCTAGTGCCAACGAGATGATGTTGCCATCATTGACATACATCTTTGTCGCCTGTTTTGGCAACATCAGTTCCTCACCACAGTTGGTAACCGTAACCGGACCATCGCTCTGTGATGCGTTGGCGACATCGGTTGACGCTGAAGGTGAAGCGTCGTCCGCTGCAGCCGTTGATTCAGCGGCACTGGCCGTAGATGAGGTATCAGCTGGTGCAGATGGTGAGTCGGACGGGGTAGTACAAGCACTCAAGGCCAGTACTGACATGCTCAGCAAGGCAGCGACCTTAATAGATGGCGAGGTAATCATTGTTTTTCCTTTAGTTGTCTTCAGTGTGTACAGTTCGTTCGGTGAGCCCATCAATAACGAGGTGGGAAACCCCATGTTCATTGGGCGGTATTTGCCGTGAGATGACATCGAATGCGGCATCAAGATTGTGGGTGGTCATCGTTGATTCGGGCGAGCCAGCTGAAAGGGTTTTGCCATCAGAAAGAATCACAATGCGGTCAAACCACCCCATCGCCAGGTCAAGGTCATGAATCGTGGCGATGATCGTGCGCCCACTTTCTCGCATCGTTTGCAGGAGATGAATTTGATGGTGCACATCCAAGTGATTGGTCGGCTCGTCAAGCAAGAGCAGATCGGTGCCTTGTGCGAATCCTTTGGCCAGCATGGCCCGTCGCCGTTCACCGCCGGAGAGCTGCCTGCACTCACGATCAGCGAGGTGTGTCAACCCCACAAGTTCTAGGCATGTCGCAATAATCTTTTTCTC is from Stomatohabitans albus and encodes:
- the ppk1 gene encoding polyphosphate kinase 1 — encoded protein: MINPLAPFPGAPTDARYGDREFSQLSFNARLLCNALDEREPLLERVKYLAIFASNTDEWVQKRLERLATSPDHVTDTPKWMRHDRHLSIIHHLLQQNATDLANIFHTILIPRLRDEGIIISNYGDLTAEQRAEIKQVFGDTMFPLLTPLAIDPGRPFPHISTLSTNIAIEVEPTPGQRARARLKVPGNLPRFVAVKPTNPDITAVFVPIEQVIIAHLNLLFPNVPVLRTAVFRVTRHALGEFDEGRSTDLLETIESGILQRRFGRVVRIEIEDNPEDEAMLAPFFDDLGGDEHTVIRVPGLLDLSGLWQIVGLRRQDLKHPDWTPIRSRAIGGREEMWSRMRAGDVLVHHPYEDFDSSTLQFIEQAARDPKVVAIKLTIYRTTAKNSPIVNALIDAAEAGKQVVALVELKARFDEEANIRRARDLESAGVHVVYGLIGLKTHTKTTLVVREEKGILRRYVHIGTGNYNPSTAGIYEDLGIFTTRPDVCSDLSQLFNKLTGYVAEDTYKALLVAPNRMRDEIVERIRAQASLGTSGHIIMKCNNFVDTQLINELYAASQQGVTVQLIVRTMCAILPGRPGLSDNITVRSIIGRFLEHSRIFRFGTPETGMEYLMGSADMMTRNLDRRVEAIIPVVDAVNRARLQEILDVVLQPDVKAWTMDPDGLWRAPTPDMTEDAHEIFQRLALARA
- the greA gene encoding transcription elongation factor GreA; amino-acid sequence: MEQMTQETFDRLTAELEELTTTVRDEITERIEIARDHGDLKENAEYHAAKDEQGMNEDRIRVIQARLDNAEIVEDSADTSLARVGMAVTIKEDGETYDIFLGSLEDAADTDLEIVSVTSPMGRAINGSKEGAKVTWAGPTGTKFEAEVMSFRQV
- the pfkA gene encoding 6-phosphofructokinase, whose amino-acid sequence is MSDISRIALLTSGGDAPGMNAAVRAVVRSADAKGIETIAVSNGYQGMIENNMRLMDAREVSGILHLGGTILGTARSDAFRTPEGRAKAADNLNAQGVDGIVIIGGDGSLTGGQKLAEEHNFHVIGIPGTIDNDLSGTDFTIGFDTAVNTAMEAIDKIRDTASSHHRTFFVEVMGRHAGWLALYAGISTGATAALIPEREDDIAHIRERIFESFKLNKRFSIIVVAEGENLGGAEAIAEMVKNGEGTENLDIRVANLGHMQRGGSPSMRDRVLGARLGDAAVQALVDGKTGVMVGERYHQIVHTPFTRLKTTERNADMFDLVEMMDRLAR
- the uppS gene encoding polyprenyl diphosphate synthase; this encodes MSSFLYRLYARKLEQEVTAGVLPRHVAVILDGNRRFAQERGLASAEAGHRMGAEKIFEFLDWCQDLGIEWVTLWLLSTDNLNRDPKELSALVSIIDEAVNGICDQAPERWPDLSIDSIGAEMDLPDPLRSTLQRVAAMPKHESGMHLQVAVGYGGREEITEAFRRLLRERAEQGDSIDDVIADLTPEMIGKHVWTATSPDPDLIIRTSGEIRLSGFLLWQSVHSEFYFCDPYWPEFRRIDFLRALREFGQRNRRFGR
- a CDS encoding ABC transporter substrate-binding protein, with the protein product MITSPSIKVAALLSMSVLALSACTTPSDSPSAPADTSSTASAAESTAAADDASPSASTDVANASQSDGPVTVTNCGEELMLPKQATKMYVNDGNIISLALAVGAADEITAVSSLQRDKAVLKQKFGDVVDGLNVVAEKYPTLESIIAADPDLMVAGWNYGFSEGNNLTPDILKEKDIPSYILTESCRQEGTTKRGIIDPWEAVRVDLNNLGTITGHSDTAKTVVDDLDMRLKKLDDAAKPEKTPVVFLFDSAKDTIFSSGSFGAPNAIIKTAGGVNATEDVEDTWTTVTWEKLAANEPDVFAFVEYPGQTYDEKIQILKTHPITKDMAAVKEERFVNLPYALWTESPMNIDAAEYLRKALEQYNLAPASDITPQLDMPADMPGLDKLPKK
- a CDS encoding dTDP-4-dehydrorhamnose 3,5-epimerase family protein translates to MSVEATAIDGLFVVRWDTFGDDRGFFRQTYQVKELEEALGREVKFKQGNHSHSVPGVLRGFHAEPWDKCVYVVSGYAFAAIADIRPDSPTFGKVETFMLGEEPNGERIRLYISKGLANSFLTLGVKNVDYLYDVTDYYQAGVVQPAVAWDDPDLAVDWPLQNPILSEKDQANPTLRELIGDHPSFSS